The Stomoxys calcitrans chromosome 3, idStoCalc2.1, whole genome shotgun sequence genome includes a region encoding these proteins:
- the LOC106081137 gene encoding titin: MSLLQLGIPALFLLLIFGSNVFARSPKNEKIESNEYTIHQHNYEEDKTDSPSEDLHAQDSSKIEFKMHPNTSTTNERSRRGSNKYGHNAILKPVNRRKKHILLKVQPRPKKRIQSSQPLHQNAAQDEVKVFHTYEETHEHIIEKDDESIPVSNAEVDRTPETTEQLEIQAEQQFSDPITQESQHFHSEEEKYEKHKKIKIKHHHHHHHHNHVKEIIKKIPEPYPVEKIIHVPVEKIVEKIVHVPKPYPVEKIVKVPVEKVVHIPKPYAVEKIVEKKVPYPVEKIVEKIVQVPVEKVVEKIIHIPKPYPVEKIVEKIVHVPVDRVVEKKVPYPVEKIVHVPVEKIVEKIVHVPKPFPVEKIVSKLVAVPKPYAVVRPVPYPVEVKVPIHVEKPVPYEVEKYVPAPYRVEIEKKVPVYIHSKEPYKFERTKQQESHKHTDDDFIDHEHKGLAHSHQQIESFDYHNHDLSVFPSDHKPRLTKLQQSDPNEAQPIQPQPVRTELSNQHLNIIGFKKPEQSKEGQQKQHKQHQMQHQLHRQLQNQPHLSSISQEPTVQESRNIAVSVPPKSNPKFHINVEDVNEEVEKSMQSSDMLTQASTNSMQMVTRIQPIALPIHFLQYHHMPFQQPLGFSLATTAN; the protein is encoded by the coding sequence CAATTGGGTATTCCGGCACTATTCCTTCTACTTATATTTGGAAGCAATGTTTTTGCTCGGTCAccgaaaaacgaaaaaattgaAAGTAATGAATATACAATTCATCAACATAACTATGAAGAGGATAAGACAGATTCCCCTAGTGAAGATTTACATGCTCAAGATTCAAGCAAAATCGAATTTAAGATGCACCCTAATACATCGACTACTAATGAACGCAGCAGaagaggttcaaataaatatggCCACAATGCCATTTTAAAGCCAGTAAATCGACGAAAAAAACACATACTGCTTAAAGTTCAGCCCAGACCCAAAAAACGCATTCAAAGTTCGCAGCCTCTGCACCAGAATGCTGCCCAAGATGAAGTAAAGGTTTTTCATACCTATGAGGAGACACATGAGCATATTATCGAAAAAGACGACGAGTCCATCCCCGTATCAAACGCCGAAGTTGATCGAACGCCAGAAACAACAGAACAATTGGAAATACAAGCCGAACAACAATTTTCTGACCCGATTACTCAGGAGAGTCAACACTTCCACTCTGAggaagaaaaatatgaaaaacataAGAAGATTAAGATAAAacaccatcaccaccatcatcatcacaaCCATGTTAAGGAGATAATCAAAAAAATTCCAGAGCCTTATCCAGTGGAGAAAATTATTCATGTGCCAGTGGAGAAAATTGTTGAAAAGATCGTTCATGTTCCAAAGCCATATCCTGTGgagaaaattgttaaagttcCTGTCGAGAAAGTGGTCCATATTCCCAAACCGTACGCCGTTGAAAAGATTGTAGAAAAGAAAGTTCCGTATCCGGtggaaaaaattgttgaaaaaattgTACAAGTGCCCGTTGAAAAAGTTGTAGAAAAGATTATTCACATACCTAAACCATATCCGGTGGAGAAGATTGTGGAGAAAATCGTTCATGTTCCAGTTGACAGAGTGGTGGAGAAAAAGGTACCATATCCTGTAGAAAAGATTGTTCACGTGCCAGTTGAAAAGATTGTTGAAAAGATTGTTCATGTCCCAAAACCCTTTCCTGTTGAGAAAATCGTCAGCAAATTAGTAGCAGTACCTAAGCCTTATGCAGTTGTCAGGCCAGTTCCGTACCCAGTCGAAGTAAAAGTTCCAATTCATGTGGAAAAACCAGTTCCTTACGAAGTAGAAAAATATGTTCCAGCTCCTTACAGAGTTGAAATAGAGAAAAAGGTTCCAGTATACATTCATTCGAAGGAGCCCTACAAATTTGAACGTACGAAACAACAAGAGAGTCATAAACATACCGATGATGACTTCATAGACCATGAACATAAGGGTCTTGCACATAGTCACCAACAAATTGAATCTTTTGATTACCATAATCATGATTTGTCAGTGTTTCCGTCGGATCACAAGCCGCGCTTAACCAAATTACAGCAAAGCGACCCTAATGAAGCACAGCCAATACAACCCCAACCCGTGAGAACTGAATTGTCAAATCAACATTTAAACATCATCGGCTTTAAAAAACCAGAACAAAGCAAGGAAGGACAACAGAAGCAACACAAGCAACATCAAATGCAACATCAACTCCATCGACAACTGCAGAATCAGCCGCATTTGTCCTCCATATCTCAAGAGCCTACCGTTCAAGAAAGTAGAAATATTGCAGTATCTGTACCACCCAAATCTAATCCCAAATTTCACATAAATGTTGAAGATGTCAATGAAGAAGTAGAAAAATCCATGCAGTCTTCCGATATGCTAACACAGGCGTCTACGAATTCCATGCAAATGGTAACACGTATCCAACCAATTGCCCTACCCATTCACTTTCTCCAATACCATCATATGCCGTTCCAACAACCTCTAGGTTTCTCCTTGGCCACGACGGCTAACTGA